TCTATAATTATTAACGACTAATTAAGTTGTGAGTAAAAAATTCACAACAAATTATTAGCATTACATGTGATTTAATTGTGAGTACGTCATCGCTATTTTAAAAATGACCCGCGACCACAAAATTATGGTAACAACCAGTTGATATTTCAATAAGTGTCAATCTTTAACCTTATAAAATTTAACTCTACCTAATCTATCACTGCTACACATATACACaaatatatacttatatataGAGAAGATGAATCAAACATATAGGTCATCTACATCGCACCTCATTAACCTGTTGACTCACCTCACTAATAcatttggtatatttttttataagcaaaggAAGTATTAATCAATGGGAGTTATAGGAGTATTCCAACCCATATAATACATCAAACAAACATTACAAGTTTTCAAGGCACCCAAGAGGACAAATACACAAATTTGCAAACCTACATGATGATTTTCTACCTGCCCTACTCATAAACTACCTCCAAGATATTAACTTAATATGTGCAACAATGTAAACTCATTTAGCCGTTCCACCTTGGAAGATAATCAGTTCCTCAAATCCCACAAACACCAAGTAATAACCATCCAAAAATGAGATATCTAATTTTATATGCTCTCCTACGGTCCTACACTTAAACAAGCCtccaaaatttagaaaaatttggACGCCAATTTGACTACCTTCTCTCATTCATGTATTGCTTCCAACTCTAAGGTTGAATACTTTTTCGGGATATCACCAACTCTAGAAGTTGTGGAGTTAAAAGGGTTTGGAGGCACAGTCAAGTTTCCTTCATCTTGAGCCTCTAACATTTGGAGCACAGCTTTTATAGATGGACGATTTATTGGGTGCCACTGAATGCACCAAAGTCCTACAATTGCAAGTTTCTTTAAAATCATATCATCTCCCTCCCCCTCAATATTCACTTGCATATCTCGCCCTTCAAGCAGATTGTGAATCCATTCTGGATACAGAACTTGAAAATTTTCTTCAGACAACTTCCCTATATTCTTTCTTCCTCCTACCATTTCAAGCAATAACATCCCATAACTATATATGTCAGCTTTATACGATACATTTCCAAAGTTCCTTGAAAACACTTCAGGTGCAATGTAACCTAAAGTCCCTATCACTGTAGTTACTGACACTATGCTTTTATTTTTAGCACACAATTTTGCCAAACCAAAATCCGTTATTTTTGGAACAAAATCTTCATCTAATAACACATTGTGGGGATTAATGTCAAAGTGAAGAATTCGTTGATCGCAACTCATGTGAAGATACTCAATACCTTTGGCTATGCCAATAGCAATTTGTTGTAGCTTCTTCCAACCAAGAAAATGGTCCATGTCATCAGGTGGAGTTATGAAGTTCTGTAACGAACCGTTTCGAAAGAAATTATAAACAAGAGCACGGTAGCATCCATCAGCACAAAATCCAAGTAAACGAACCACATTGATGTGATGAACTTTTCCCATAGCGTTTACTTCGTTAATGAACTCTTTCCCATCGTTGTCGGTGTTGTTAATGTTGAGCATCTTCACAGCCACACAAATTTCATTCGATAGTTTACCTTTAAAAACTTTTCCATGAGCTCCTTCACCTATCACTTCCCTGAAATTATTTGTAATCCTCTTTATATCAGCATAAGAGAATCTCGCAGGGTTAAATGTCCTATAATCCTCTAAGAACTTTTCAATTCTGGTCTCATCTTCACCTTTTAGTTTAAAATGGGTATAGAGACACAAACTCGCTCTAAGAATCAATGTCACCAAAATTGAACCAAAGAACACAACTgcacaaaataatattagtttaaACTTGAAAGAGTTTATAAAGAGTGTCTCTCACtttgtataattaaaaaatccaATTGCACTTGAAAATAGATTTAAGCTTGAATAGAGTTTATTAAAAGTGTCAACCATCATCTTAATTTACTCATGGGTTTAAATTGTGGTTGCAAGATTGTAGATGTGGCAatctgaatttattttttattaatttgcatcaaatattataatttattgctaatatttttagaggataatttttaataatcttATAACTCACCTATCTCTAATATTATctctaatattttataactatCTTATTAATTATCAACTATCTATCACATTAATAttgttgggttttgggctcccttcctatgtggagaaagacCCAATATGTGCAAGCACATGTGTTTCACTTAaccaagtggagagaggtcagattaggagagggagagagagagctGAATTCAGATAGtgaggcaaagagaaaagtgagagaggaagatCAAAACCcattttcgcataaaacagagcaATTACACTAGATTCGcgatttctccttcgttcacctggatcgggctgaaatttggacagcaggttcgtgacTCAGATGTCTGGGGTGGGAGAAATTGAGCTCGGACAGTAGTCGTTTTCCTGGTTTTTCTGCTgaactttgttctcaatttcatgcttgttttctcattgttttggctgattgttgtgctggttaccttgttgtttttggctggttactgagcacgaatttgtgtcatatttgaaactctcttgtacccatattttgatcatagtggagctctattactggcttggtcccgtggttgtttacttctcacattgagaaggtttttccacgttaaaaattattgtgtcctTTGTGGTAGTGATTTTAGTTGttgtgattatttgttgttgctcctcacagattcttgcaagtttgggaaattgattatccgctgcatattgctctgttagagttgttattgttatttgttttgttgttgaatttcccatcagagtggcatcagagctctttggttaaggggctgtttgacttgtttgaatgatggaggcaaatacaaatagaatgatttgtttGAATGGCACTAATTATCACTTATGGAAGGGAAAAATGAAGGATCTGATATTTGTGAAGAATTTGCATCTTCTTGTGTTTGCTAGTGAGAAGCCAGAATCTAAGACTGATGAGGATTGGAGTTTTGAACATCAGCAGGTTTGTGGTTTTATTCGGCAATATGTAGAAGACAATGTTTATAATCACATTGCTAATGAGGAACATGCAAGATCCTTGTGGAAGAAGATTGAATCTTTGTATGCTTCTAAATCAGGGAATAATAAGTTGTATTTGTTGAACTCCTTGATGAATTTGAGGTACAAGGAGGGGACTTCTATTTCAgatcatttaaatgattttcaagggctcctagatcaattgtcaggtatgggtatcaaatttgatgatgaagtgttgggactatggctactgaatactctaccagattcttgggaaacttttcgggtttcaattacaaactcagcttctgatggtgttgtctctttgcaaagtgtaaagggaagtgttcttaatgaggagatgagaaggaaggcACAAGGTACTTCATCTCATTCCGAGGTACTTGTCACTGAGAACAGGGGCCGAAGTCAAAGAAAGGAACCGAAAGGGAATAGACAGAATAACAGAAGTGCGAGTAGAGAGAACAACAGAAGTAAGTCCAAGTCCAGACACAAGAATGTGGAGTGCAATTATTGTCACAAAATGGGGCACATACAGAGGAACTGTTTCATATGGAAAAGGGAGAGCAAAAACAATAACAGTAAGCAGAGAGATAAgaatcatgatgatgatgaccgtgttactactgctacttgtgatgatctgattattctccgtgactatgactcagtcaatcttgtatcagatgagagcatgtggattattgatagtggtgctacactgcatgttacaccaaggaaggagttcttcac
The genomic region above belongs to Cicer arietinum cultivar CDC Frontier isolate Library 1 chromosome 4, Cicar.CDCFrontier_v2.0, whole genome shotgun sequence and contains:
- the LOC101509077 gene encoding rust resistance kinase Lr10-like → MITCYNISAVMILIIVVCNTVIWGVNGCIGRDLRCGRHGPPIRFPFRLKDTEYGCGYPGFDLTCSHTNKTLLKIPTHPHPVILQVTSIDYKLQLLHVSDPENCLSKQFLKLLQSPISITPFQFESSDHNDSFTFLHCSSLFCPVYIEYSDNRLLDQSFDLIHCTKILDISSSVFLREGENDLVLKWSKPNCRKCEIKGKMCKLNNNGTEDEIECFDRHHKSTKKILLLAAVVFFGSILVTLILRASLCLYTHFKLKGEDETRIEKFLEDYRTFNPARFSYADIKRITNNFREVIGEGAHGKVFKGKLSNEICVAVKMLNINNTDNDGKEFINEVNAMGKVHHINVVRLLGFCADGCYRALVYNFFRNGSLQNFITPPDDMDHFLGWKKLQQIAIGIAKGIEYLHMSCDQRILHFDINPHNVLLDEDFVPKITDFGLAKLCAKNKSIVSVTTVIGTLGYIAPEVFSRNFGNVSYKADIYSYGMLLLEMVGGRKNIGKLSEENFQVLYPEWIHNLLEGRDMQVNIEGEGDDMILKKLAIVGLWCIQWHPINRPSIKAVLQMLEAQDEGNLTVPPNPFNSTTSRVGDIPKKYSTLELEAIHE